From the genome of Methylomonas sp. UP202, one region includes:
- a CDS encoding DNA polymerase III subunit delta', with amino-acid sequence MTTLYPWQQPAWQTLQAYLAQGRIPQALLVSGPAGIGRRHLLDYYARALLCETPAGDASACGRCHACLLVAAGTHPDYLSVEPDEPGKAIGIDKIRHLIAKLALKPQYDRTYRVVILSPAELLNTASANAFLKCLEEPTERTCLLLLTEQPGRLPATIRSRCQKLYCPLPPKALALEWLAGQGILTDAEPILELARGAPLLAGEYAQRNIAEYRQRYFQDWLAIVRGQGNPLAVAEQWQKGEPVELAVALTWMAQWVADVIRCAHAAEPAGAADPDMKNALQALSKRLELQGLYLFYDALLLAKSQLATQMNRQLLVEQLLIRWSQLNPN; translated from the coding sequence ATGACAACGCTTTACCCCTGGCAGCAGCCGGCTTGGCAAACCTTGCAAGCCTACCTTGCCCAAGGGCGGATACCGCAGGCCTTGCTGGTTTCCGGTCCGGCCGGCATCGGCCGGCGGCATTTGCTGGACTACTACGCGCGGGCGTTGTTGTGCGAAACGCCGGCGGGCGACGCTTCAGCCTGCGGGCGCTGTCATGCTTGCCTGTTGGTGGCGGCCGGCACGCATCCCGACTATTTGAGCGTCGAACCCGACGAACCCGGCAAGGCGATCGGTATCGACAAAATCCGCCACTTGATCGCCAAGCTCGCGCTGAAGCCGCAATACGACCGCACCTACCGGGTGGTGATTTTGAGCCCGGCCGAACTGCTCAACACCGCATCGGCCAACGCCTTTCTTAAGTGTCTGGAAGAACCGACCGAAAGGACTTGTTTGCTGTTGCTGACTGAGCAACCGGGCCGGCTACCGGCAACGATACGCAGTCGTTGTCAAAAGCTGTATTGTCCATTGCCGCCCAAGGCGCTGGCCTTGGAATGGCTAGCCGGACAAGGCATATTGACCGACGCCGAACCGATATTGGAGTTGGCGCGCGGTGCCCCGCTACTGGCCGGCGAATATGCACAACGCAACATCGCCGAATATCGCCAGCGCTATTTCCAGGACTGGTTGGCGATAGTTAGGGGGCAGGGCAATCCGTTGGCGGTTGCCGAACAGTGGCAGAAGGGCGAGCCGGTGGAATTAGCGGTGGCCTTGACCTGGATGGCGCAATGGGTGGCGGACGTCATTCGCTGCGCTCATGCGGCGGAGCCGGCCGGTGCAGCCGATCCCGATATGAAAAATGCCTTGCAAGCCCTGTCCAAGCGGCTAGAATTGCAAGGCTTGTACCTTTTTTACGACGCCTTGTTGCTCGCCAAATCGCAATTGGCGACCCAAATGAACCGGCAATTACTGGTCGAGCAACTCCTGATCCGTTGGTCGCAACTCAATCCGAATTAA
- the mltG gene encoding endolytic transglycosylase MltG, with amino-acid sequence MAKHVMGHSIAAFTLLMLAGLISIWAGMHYHLIEKKPVVASETVIEIRRGDTLDSVISTLLAHRVQINRFWFKLFAYRKHLDRGLKRGEYVLAKGASAADILQQLTEGRTRQYSITFPEGWSFKQLFQAVKTNPYLAHTLSDAELTELMKGIGSDKPHPEGLFFPDTYYFEKYTADIELLKRAHDRMQKVLAEEWSKRDQNVPLETPYQALILASIVEKETGAAEERRQIAGVFARRLKKGMLLQTDPTVIYGMGDSYHGDIRHKDLREPTPYNTYIIEGLPPTPIALPGKEAIVAALHPDHGDALYFVARGNGRHAFSSTLAEHEKYVERYQR; translated from the coding sequence ATGGCCAAGCATGTCATGGGTCACAGCATTGCCGCGTTCACGCTGCTGATGCTGGCGGGACTGATCTCGATCTGGGCCGGGATGCACTATCATCTGATCGAGAAAAAGCCGGTGGTGGCCAGCGAAACCGTCATCGAAATCCGCCGCGGCGATACCTTGGACAGCGTGATTTCGACATTGCTGGCCCACCGCGTGCAAATCAACCGCTTCTGGTTCAAGCTGTTCGCCTATCGAAAACACTTGGATCGCGGCCTCAAGCGCGGCGAGTACGTCTTGGCCAAGGGCGCCAGCGCGGCCGACATTTTGCAACAGCTGACAGAAGGTCGCACCCGCCAATATTCCATCACTTTTCCGGAAGGTTGGTCGTTCAAACAACTGTTTCAAGCCGTCAAAACCAATCCTTATTTGGCGCATACGCTCAGCGACGCCGAGTTGACCGAGTTGATGAAGGGCATCGGCTCGGACAAACCCCACCCGGAGGGCTTGTTTTTTCCGGATACTTATTACTTTGAAAAATACACGGCCGATATCGAACTGCTGAAACGCGCACACGACCGGATGCAAAAAGTGTTGGCCGAGGAGTGGTCCAAGCGCGATCAAAACGTGCCGCTGGAAACCCCCTACCAAGCCTTGATCTTGGCGTCGATCGTCGAAAAGGAAACCGGAGCGGCCGAAGAGCGTCGACAAATCGCCGGCGTATTCGCCCGGCGCCTGAAAAAAGGTATGCTGCTGCAAACCGATCCGACCGTGATTTACGGGATGGGCGACAGTTATCACGGCGATATTCGCCACAAGGATTTACGCGAGCCCACGCCATATAACACCTACATCATCGAAGGCTTGCCGCCGACGCCGATCGCATTGCCGGGCAAGGAGGCTATCGTCGCCGCGCTGCATCCCGACCACGGCGATGCGCTGTATTTCGTCGCGCGCGGCAACGGCCGTCACGCGTTTTCGTCCACCTTGGCCGAGCACGAAAAGTATGTGGAGCGTTACCAACGATGA
- a CDS encoding SprT family zinc-dependent metalloprotease has translation MTETIELGEIVIEVTRKAIKNVHLSVHPPDGRVTLAAPLETRLEVARAYAISKLGWIRDQQAKLRNQARETPRQFVERETHYLWGRRHLLTIIARGGKPFVNVDHRRISMYLPPETTLEKRAELIHEWHKVLLHQAVPPLIAKWQAKLGVTVKQYFLQRMKTKWGSCNPKAGHIRLNTELVKKPRHLLEYVLVHEMVHLLEPSHNERFVAILNEYYPAWREARAELNELPLSAEQWRE, from the coding sequence ATGACTGAAACCATCGAACTGGGTGAGATTGTTATCGAGGTGACTCGAAAGGCGATCAAGAACGTGCATTTGTCTGTGCATCCGCCGGACGGCCGCGTCACCTTGGCCGCGCCGCTGGAAACCCGTTTGGAAGTGGCCAGGGCTTACGCGATTTCAAAGTTGGGATGGATACGCGACCAGCAGGCCAAACTGCGTAATCAGGCCAGAGAGACCCCCAGGCAGTTTGTCGAGCGAGAGACCCATTATCTTTGGGGACGACGGCATTTGCTGACGATCATAGCACGCGGCGGCAAGCCGTTTGTGAATGTCGATCATCGGCGGATTTCCATGTATTTGCCGCCCGAAACGACCTTGGAAAAACGCGCCGAGTTGATTCACGAATGGCATAAAGTGTTGCTGCACCAGGCCGTCCCGCCGTTGATTGCTAAATGGCAAGCCAAGCTGGGCGTCACTGTTAAGCAGTATTTTTTGCAGCGGATGAAAACCAAATGGGGCAGTTGCAACCCCAAAGCCGGGCATATTCGCTTGAATACCGAATTGGTCAAGAAGCCCAGGCATCTACTGGAGTATGTGCTGGTACACGAAATGGTGCATCTGTTGGAGCCAAGCCATAACGAACGGTTTGTCGCGATCTTGAACGAATATTATCCGGCCTGGCGCGAGGCGCGGGCCGAGTTGAACGAGCTGCCGTTGAGCGCCGAACAGTGGCGAGAATAG
- the pabC gene encoding aminodeoxychorismate lyase, with protein MFLLNGEPAHCIDPADRGLQYGDGLFETLEVRQGRPLFLDRHLRRLASGCRRLMIPMPDAGLLEAEALSFAAGREAAVLKLIVTRGCGGRGYRQPDVIQPTRLFSLHPYPDYPAHYQTDGIVADFCRQRLSSNATLAGIKHLNRLEQVLARAEWSDDSRQEGLMLDVQNYVVEGTMSNLFIVKSGVLLTPALTDCGVAGIVREWSLAFAAAEGLPSVEAAITVDQVLAADEVFVTNSVIGIWPVRRLAGQDFPVGQVTQRICAAYRLAKQRELS; from the coding sequence ATGTTTCTGCTGAACGGCGAACCCGCGCATTGCATCGATCCGGCCGATCGCGGCTTGCAATACGGCGACGGCCTGTTCGAAACGCTGGAAGTCCGGCAGGGCCGGCCTTTATTTCTCGATCGGCATCTTAGACGTCTGGCGTCGGGCTGCCGGCGTTTGATGATTCCGATGCCCGACGCCGGTTTGCTCGAAGCGGAAGCCTTGTCTTTCGCCGCCGGCAGGGAAGCCGCGGTGCTTAAGCTGATCGTTACTCGCGGTTGCGGCGGGCGAGGCTACCGGCAACCGGACGTTATCCAGCCTACTCGGCTGTTCAGCCTGCATCCCTATCCCGATTACCCCGCACATTACCAAACCGACGGCATCGTCGCCGATTTTTGTCGGCAACGCTTGTCCAGCAATGCCACGCTGGCCGGCATCAAGCATTTGAATCGTTTGGAGCAAGTACTTGCCCGCGCCGAGTGGTCGGACGACAGCCGCCAGGAAGGTTTGATGCTGGATGTCCAGAATTACGTCGTGGAAGGCACGATGAGTAATCTGTTTATCGTCAAGAGCGGCGTTTTGCTGACGCCTGCTTTGACCGATTGCGGCGTGGCCGGCATCGTTCGCGAATGGAGTTTGGCGTTCGCGGCCGCCGAAGGCTTGCCGTCGGTGGAAGCGGCGATCACCGTGGATCAGGTATTGGCGGCCGACGAAGTGTTCGTGACCAACTCGGTGATCGGGATTTGGCCGGTGCGGCGCTTGGCCGGGCAAGATTTCCCGGTCGGGCAGGTGACGCAACGTATATGCGCGGCCTATCGGCTAGCCAAACAACGGGAGTTGTCGTGA
- the acpP gene encoding acyl carrier protein — protein sequence MSNIEERVKKIVAEQLGVKEEIANDASFVDDLGADSLDTVELVMALEEEFECEIPDEEAEKITTVQLAIDYINANLQ from the coding sequence ATGAGTAATATCGAAGAACGAGTAAAAAAGATTGTCGCGGAACAATTAGGCGTAAAGGAAGAAATCGCAAACGATGCGTCTTTTGTTGACGATCTTGGCGCTGATTCTTTAGACACAGTTGAACTTGTCATGGCTCTGGAAGAAGAATTCGAGTGCGAAATTCCGGACGAAGAAGCCGAAAAAATCACCACCGTCCAATTGGCTATCGATTACATCAACGCCAACTTGCAATAA
- the fabF gene encoding beta-ketoacyl-ACP synthase II has translation MSTRRVVITGLGAVTPLANNVADTWDGIVNGKSGISPIDSFDISPFATTFGGVIRNFNIGDYIAEKDAKRMDGFVHYGIAAGCQAFEDSGIVVTEQNAERIGVAIGAGIGGITGIEECYATYTAAGPRRISPFFVPGNIINMISGNLSIKYGLKGPNFAIVTACSTGTHNIGDAARLIKYGDADVMVAGGAERCTTSPTAMGGFAAAKALSRRNDDPQRASRPWDRDRDGFVLSDGAGVIVLEELEHAKARGAKIYAELVGYGMSGDAYHITSPSEGGEGAARCMRNAMRDAKLNPEDIDYINAHGTSTPAGDIGETHAMKAALGEYAYKVAVSSTKSMIGHLLGAAGGIEAVLTSLAICNQIAPPTINLENPDPECDLDYVPNIARNMKIDVAISNSFGFGGTNGSLVFKRYA, from the coding sequence GTGAGCACACGTCGAGTTGTTATTACGGGCTTGGGCGCCGTCACGCCTTTAGCCAACAATGTTGCCGATACTTGGGACGGTATCGTCAATGGCAAGAGCGGCATTAGTCCGATCGATTCCTTTGATATTTCGCCCTTTGCGACCACCTTCGGCGGTGTGATCAGAAACTTCAATATCGGCGACTACATCGCCGAGAAAGACGCCAAACGTATGGATGGTTTCGTGCACTACGGCATCGCGGCAGGTTGTCAGGCTTTCGAAGACTCCGGTATCGTCGTCACCGAACAGAATGCCGAGCGTATCGGCGTCGCGATCGGCGCCGGCATCGGTGGGATTACCGGTATCGAAGAGTGCTACGCCACCTACACGGCGGCCGGCCCGCGGCGGATCTCGCCGTTCTTCGTGCCCGGCAACATCATCAACATGATCTCCGGCAATTTGTCGATTAAATACGGGTTGAAAGGCCCGAATTTCGCGATCGTCACCGCCTGCTCGACCGGCACGCACAATATCGGCGACGCCGCTCGCTTGATCAAATACGGCGATGCGGACGTGATGGTCGCCGGCGGCGCCGAGCGCTGCACGACATCGCCGACCGCGATGGGCGGTTTTGCCGCCGCCAAGGCCTTGTCTCGCCGTAACGACGATCCGCAACGGGCCAGCCGGCCTTGGGATCGCGATCGCGACGGCTTTGTATTGAGCGACGGTGCCGGTGTGATCGTGTTGGAAGAGTTGGAGCACGCCAAGGCGCGCGGCGCCAAGATTTACGCCGAGTTGGTCGGTTACGGCATGAGCGGCGACGCTTATCACATCACGTCGCCGTCCGAGGGCGGCGAGGGCGCGGCTCGCTGCATGCGTAACGCCATGCGCGACGCCAAGTTGAATCCGGAAGACATCGATTACATCAACGCGCACGGCACCTCGACCCCGGCGGGCGACATCGGAGAAACCCATGCGATGAAAGCCGCGTTGGGCGAGTACGCTTACAAGGTCGCGGTGAGTTCGACCAAGTCGATGATAGGCCATTTGCTGGGGGCGGCCGGCGGCATCGAGGCCGTACTGACCTCGCTGGCGATTTGCAACCAGATCGCGCCGCCGACGATCAACCTGGAAAATCCCGATCCGGAATGCGATCTGGATTATGTTCCCAACATCGCCAGAAACATGAAAATCGACGTCGCGATCTCCAATTCGTTTGGATTCGGCGGCACCAACGGTTCTCTGGTGTTCAAACGCTACGCATAA
- a CDS encoding NAD-dependent malic enzyme: MTPLSEYFDYRQDANGQTYIAAKIRGIALLRLPATNKGTAFTIEERIELGVDGLLPPRVTDLNRQLDRLYANYLKQPSDLAKYQFLRATQERSEVLFYALLERHLEEMVPIVYTPTIGQAVQQFSSMYTTARGLTFSVENIDRAGTILDNYPWHDIRMMVVTDSSAILGIGDQGMGGLAISIGKLALYTAGGGLCPFQTLPVNLDVGTNRDDLLADPFYLGVPQKRLTGPAYFEIVDKFVAAVQAKWPKAIIQWEDFAKNVAFDVLERYRDRIPCFNDDIQGTGAVALAGLLSACRLKGEALTDQTVVVAGAGAGGIGVAAAIKSGMIRAGLTPDAAQARIFVIDAHGLVVKGRTSDAYKSPLAQDPDIYRDWGVAAGQVPSLQEVIAHAKPSVLLGLSGVAGLFSREIVTDLAGFHAQPIIFPLSNPTDNCEANPQDLLNWSEGRAIVATGSPFPDASYGGRQYPVGQGNNAFIFPGLGLAATLAECSRISDEMVQEAAYALADYTAEHWLDAGLIYPPVADLKKVCQSVAKRVLAQALRDGSASRTDLNDTDLAAYIESASWRAEQLPFKYEPA; the protein is encoded by the coding sequence ATGACTCCACTGAGCGAATACTTCGATTACCGGCAAGATGCCAACGGCCAAACCTATATCGCCGCTAAAATTCGCGGCATAGCCCTACTCCGGCTGCCGGCCACCAATAAAGGCACCGCTTTCACGATCGAAGAGCGTATCGAGCTGGGCGTGGACGGCTTGTTGCCGCCCCGAGTGACCGATCTTAACCGCCAATTGGACCGTCTCTACGCCAACTACCTAAAACAGCCCAGCGACCTGGCCAAGTACCAATTTCTCCGCGCCACCCAGGAACGTTCCGAAGTCTTGTTTTACGCGCTGTTGGAGCGCCATTTGGAAGAGATGGTCCCCATCGTTTACACGCCGACAATCGGTCAGGCCGTCCAACAATTCAGCTCGATGTACACCACCGCGCGCGGCCTGACGTTTTCGGTGGAAAACATCGACCGGGCCGGTACCATCCTCGACAACTACCCCTGGCACGACATCCGGATGATGGTGGTGACCGACTCGTCGGCCATTTTGGGCATCGGCGACCAAGGCATGGGCGGTCTGGCGATTTCGATCGGCAAATTGGCGCTGTATACCGCCGGCGGCGGCCTGTGCCCCTTCCAAACGCTGCCGGTCAACCTTGATGTCGGCACCAACCGCGACGATCTGTTGGCCGATCCGTTCTATCTCGGCGTGCCGCAAAAACGCCTGACCGGCCCGGCCTACTTCGAGATCGTCGATAAATTCGTCGCGGCGGTCCAAGCCAAATGGCCCAAAGCCATCATTCAATGGGAAGATTTCGCCAAAAACGTCGCGTTCGACGTCCTGGAGCGCTACCGCGATCGGATTCCGTGCTTCAACGACGACATTCAAGGTACCGGCGCGGTGGCGCTGGCGGGTTTGCTGTCGGCTTGCCGCTTGAAAGGCGAAGCATTGACCGACCAAACCGTCGTGGTGGCCGGCGCCGGCGCCGGCGGTATCGGCGTGGCGGCCGCGATCAAAAGCGGCATGATTCGCGCCGGTCTGACGCCGGACGCCGCGCAAGCCCGGATTTTCGTCATCGACGCGCACGGTCTGGTCGTCAAAGGCCGCACCAGCGATGCCTACAAATCGCCGTTGGCGCAAGATCCGGATATTTACCGCGACTGGGGCGTTGCCGCCGGCCAAGTACCCAGTTTGCAAGAGGTCATCGCCCACGCCAAACCCAGCGTGCTATTGGGTTTATCCGGCGTCGCGGGCCTATTCAGCCGGGAAATCGTTACCGATCTGGCCGGTTTCCATGCGCAACCGATCATTTTCCCGCTATCCAACCCAACCGACAATTGCGAAGCCAATCCGCAAGATTTGCTGAATTGGAGCGAGGGCCGGGCCATCGTCGCCACCGGCAGTCCGTTTCCCGACGCCAGTTACGGCGGGCGGCAATATCCGGTGGGTCAGGGTAACAACGCCTTCATTTTTCCGGGCTTGGGCCTGGCGGCGACCTTGGCCGAATGCAGCCGCATCAGCGACGAAATGGTCCAGGAAGCCGCCTATGCGCTAGCGGACTACACCGCCGAACATTGGCTGGACGCCGGCCTGATCTACCCGCCGGTCGCCGATCTGAAAAAGGTTTGCCAATCGGTCGCCAAACGCGTCTTGGCCCAAGCCCTGCGGGACGGCTCCGCCAGCCGCACCGATTTGAACGACACCGACTTGGCCGCGTATATCGAATCGGCCTCGTGGCGAGCGGAACAACTGCCCTTCAAATACGAACCGGCTTAA
- a CDS encoding GGDEF domain-containing protein, giving the protein MNLDLRTMMVMIAVLSFLFSILLAVASLHARGVQGLRHWALASFCISLGSSIALPNLHAGQGWPVVAGAALLAAGSTTQLAGIQAFKGEPCHIRWMIAVVVAVGFFSYWFSLVHINIQFRAIANSLVFGAINFTCARALLIRLPTPERTAHWLTGASFAVLSLIYASRAIAIYSAPPGTYTLFSPMLINPVMFLAGSVIQLFLTFGFILMVNYRMASQLENLATTDALTGAWNRRSLELELQRMLARSQRRQEPMSVVMLDVDHFKLINDSHGHRAGDEVLRQLTARARLEIRRDDYLARYGGEEFCLLLPGTTELDAHQLAERLRRIQAEQTVDWRGTPINSSISIGIASSEHTGLNGDALLEAADAALYRAKQTGRNRAETFSQFRISPA; this is encoded by the coding sequence ATGAACCTCGATCTGCGCACGATGATGGTGATGATAGCCGTGCTCAGTTTTCTGTTCTCGATACTGCTCGCGGTCGCCAGCCTGCATGCCCGCGGCGTGCAAGGACTCCGGCATTGGGCCTTGGCAAGCTTTTGTATCAGTCTGGGCTCGTCCATCGCCTTGCCCAATCTACACGCCGGCCAGGGCTGGCCCGTGGTCGCCGGCGCGGCATTGCTGGCGGCGGGATCGACGACCCAATTGGCCGGCATTCAAGCCTTCAAGGGAGAACCCTGCCACATTCGCTGGATGATCGCGGTCGTGGTAGCGGTCGGATTTTTCAGTTATTGGTTCAGTCTGGTGCACATCAATATTCAATTTCGAGCCATCGCCAATTCGCTGGTGTTCGGGGCGATCAATTTCACCTGCGCCCGCGCCTTGCTGATCAGACTGCCCACGCCCGAACGCACCGCCCACTGGTTGACCGGAGCCTCTTTCGCGGTGCTAAGTCTGATCTACGCCTCTCGAGCGATCGCGATTTACTCGGCGCCGCCGGGTACCTACACCCTGTTCAGCCCGATGCTAATCAACCCGGTCATGTTCTTGGCGGGCAGCGTCATCCAATTGTTTCTGACCTTCGGCTTTATCTTGATGGTCAATTACCGGATGGCTTCGCAACTGGAAAATCTGGCCACTACCGATGCGCTGACCGGCGCGTGGAACCGGCGCAGTCTGGAGTTGGAGTTGCAGCGCATGCTGGCGCGCAGCCAACGCCGTCAGGAGCCGATGTCGGTGGTTATGCTGGACGTCGATCACTTCAAGCTGATTAACGACAGCCACGGCCATCGGGCCGGCGACGAAGTCCTGCGTCAGCTGACGGCTAGAGCACGGCTGGAAATCCGCCGCGACGACTATCTGGCCCGATACGGCGGCGAGGAATTTTGCCTGCTGCTACCCGGCACCACCGAACTGGATGCCCACCAATTGGCCGAACGTTTGCGCCGCATCCAAGCCGAGCAAACGGTCGATTGGCGCGGAACGCCGATCAACAGCTCTATCAGCATCGGCATCGCCAGTTCCGAACACACCGGCCTTAACGGCGACGCGCTGCTGGAAGCCGCCGACGCCGCGCTATACCGTGCCAAACAAACCGGCCGCAACCGCGCGGAAACATTTTCGCAATTCCGGATCAGCCCGGCATGA
- the tmk gene encoding dTMP kinase — translation MSRGCFITLEGGEGVGKSTNLQFVKAWLEMRGIVSVVTREPGGTGIAEKIRAILLEKADEPLSEQAELLLVFAARAQHIRQVILPALESGQWVLCDRFTDATYAYQGGGRRLDVATIEWLEHCVQGDLRPDLTLLLDAPVEIGMGRVGRRGAADRFEAERGEFFERVRQCYLSRAAQYPERYRVVDAGRPLEDVQGSLADELAALLERQ, via the coding sequence ATGAGTCGCGGTTGTTTCATCACCTTGGAAGGCGGCGAAGGCGTCGGTAAGTCCACCAATTTACAATTTGTTAAGGCTTGGCTGGAGATGCGCGGCATCGTTTCGGTGGTGACTCGCGAACCGGGCGGCACCGGGATTGCCGAGAAGATCCGAGCGATTCTGCTGGAAAAAGCCGACGAACCCTTGTCCGAGCAGGCCGAATTGTTGCTGGTATTCGCGGCGCGGGCTCAGCACATCCGCCAAGTGATCTTGCCGGCCTTGGAGTCCGGACAATGGGTACTGTGCGACCGTTTCACCGATGCGACTTACGCTTATCAGGGCGGCGGACGCCGACTGGACGTCGCGACGATCGAATGGTTGGAGCATTGCGTGCAGGGCGATCTGCGGCCCGACCTGACCTTGTTGTTGGATGCGCCGGTCGAAATTGGTATGGGGCGGGTCGGACGGCGCGGCGCCGCCGACCGCTTCGAAGCCGAGCGTGGCGAGTTTTTCGAGCGCGTTCGCCAATGCTATCTATCCAGGGCCGCGCAATATCCGGAACGCTACCGGGTCGTCGATGCCGGGCGGCCGCTGGAGGACGTTCAAGGTAGTTTGGCCGACGAATTGGCGGCGTTGTTGGAGCGGCAATGA
- a CDS encoding B12-binding domain-containing radical SAM protein, which translates to MTEIVLCTLNARYIHSAFGLRYLYANMAELRESTQIAEFGLQQRPAEIAERLLDRRPRIIGFGVYIWNVAEIGAILAILKQVAPDITIVLGGPEVSHPPDLPACAELADYIVTGPGERSFPALCRQLLAGVRPEPRIVAGPAPALAELASPYPYYSDSDLRQRLTYVEASRGCPFKCEFCLSALDVTAKPFPLAAFLSELDALYQRGGRHFKFIDRTFNLRIDNSVAILEFFLDRLGDGLQVHFEVIPDHLPERLREAIRRFPPGVLQFEVGVQSFDPDVQQRISRRQDNAATATNLSWLREHTHVHIHADLIFGLPGDTLANFGASFDRLYALGPQEIQVGILKRLRGAPINRHDDAYRMRYDPNPPYSVLATRDIGFSEIQRMQRFARYWDMIGNSGRFTTSLPLLCGDRPFERFLDFSDALYAGAGSTWQIALKRLYELSYGIMTERLRIPAAPAAAALASDYRRSGEKGRPAFEAGASPAPAKRPQTGKRQRQAICD; encoded by the coding sequence ATGACCGAGATAGTGCTGTGTACTCTGAATGCTCGCTACATTCATTCGGCCTTCGGTTTGCGCTACCTGTACGCCAATATGGCCGAACTGCGCGAAAGTACCCAAATCGCCGAATTCGGCCTGCAGCAACGGCCGGCGGAAATCGCCGAGCGCTTGCTCGACCGCCGGCCTAGAATTATCGGCTTTGGCGTTTACATCTGGAACGTCGCGGAAATCGGCGCGATACTGGCCATCCTCAAGCAAGTCGCGCCGGACATCACCATCGTGCTGGGTGGGCCGGAAGTCAGCCATCCACCGGATTTGCCGGCTTGCGCCGAACTGGCCGATTACATCGTCACCGGTCCCGGCGAACGGAGTTTTCCGGCACTGTGCCGTCAATTGTTGGCCGGCGTAAGGCCCGAGCCACGCATCGTCGCCGGACCGGCGCCGGCGCTCGCCGAATTGGCCTCACCCTACCCGTACTACAGCGATAGCGATTTGCGCCAACGCCTCACTTACGTGGAAGCCTCGCGCGGCTGCCCGTTTAAATGCGAGTTCTGCCTCTCGGCGCTCGACGTCACCGCCAAGCCGTTTCCGCTCGCGGCGTTTTTAAGCGAATTGGACGCGCTATACCAACGCGGCGGCCGCCATTTCAAATTCATCGACCGGACCTTCAACCTGCGTATCGACAACAGCGTGGCAATACTGGAATTTTTTCTGGATCGGCTCGGCGACGGCCTGCAAGTGCATTTCGAAGTCATTCCCGATCACTTGCCGGAACGCCTGCGCGAAGCGATTCGCCGTTTTCCGCCCGGCGTGCTGCAATTCGAAGTCGGCGTGCAAAGCTTCGACCCGGACGTACAACAACGGATCAGCCGCCGCCAGGACAACGCCGCGACCGCCACTAACCTGAGCTGGTTGCGCGAACACACCCACGTCCACATTCACGCCGATCTGATCTTCGGCTTGCCGGGCGACACCCTCGCCAATTTCGGCGCCAGCTTCGACCGCCTCTATGCGCTCGGGCCACAGGAAATTCAGGTCGGCATTTTAAAGCGCCTGCGCGGCGCGCCGATCAACCGTCACGACGACGCCTACCGGATGCGTTACGATCCGAATCCGCCTTATTCGGTACTCGCCACCCGCGATATCGGTTTCAGCGAGATTCAACGCATGCAGCGATTTGCCCGATACTGGGATATGATCGGTAATTCAGGCCGCTTTACGACCAGCCTACCCCTCCTGTGCGGCGATCGGCCGTTCGAACGGTTTTTAGACTTTAGCGACGCGCTGTACGCCGGCGCCGGCAGCACTTGGCAAATCGCGTTGAAACGCCTGTACGAGCTAAGCTATGGCATCATGACCGAGCGCTTGCGGATACCGGCCGCTCCGGCGGCGGCGGCCTTGGCGTCCGACTACCGGCGGAGCGGCGAAAAAGGCCGGCCGGCGTTCGAAGCCGGCGCCTCGCCAGCGCCGGCCAAACGTCCGCAAACCGGCAAACGACAACGCCAAGCAATATGCGATTGA